One genomic region from Anthonomus grandis grandis chromosome 1, icAntGran1.3, whole genome shotgun sequence encodes:
- the LOC126742385 gene encoding uncharacterized protein LOC126742385 isoform X1, whose protein sequence is MSLSLRLVTTILILLVFPSSEDDQELWERAKRELAERTREYIKNNPISDELRSFIEELSKTASEDRKRRFSRSKLDNPFKQADHQRRKRQEYSNLYAIKDGDVVPLYKIEENLNTASNLGDNFTVVPLIIPIPLENNITLKSTSVEPTIESFGGVDGGKAILGRGQALAAVHAAKMNQAAINSDGKEATEETVVDSLVEDKLKSTKGDDSVTALSRVLEDVQNLINAQSKGKKSSKEGNLCNVTGYWDSELGGVTFHIKKKDNGTAISMKPTEPPSEEGFIGEQKWNISARIPFPQSAQVIITLTAHKGRRVALFLGECRVCDGSETITGDWLVGRTSSDCKDQKASHSFVSDVMRKNNVQTLRAAHLAALTNFTSSSTTEMD, encoded by the exons ATGTCTTTATCCCTTCGCCTCGTCACAACTATATTGATCCTTCTAGTGTTTCCATCATCGGAGGACGATCAAGAACTATGGGAAAGGGCGAAACGTGAATTGGCAGAACGTACTCGGGAATACATAAAGAACAACCCCATAAGCGACGAACTGCGTTCATTCATAGAGGAATTAAGCAAAACCGCATCAGAGGACAGAAAACGAAGATTTTCAAGGTCTAAACTCGATAACCCATTTAAGCAAGCCGACCATCAGCGAAGAAAAAGGCAAGAATATAGCAATTTGTATGCGATTAAAGATGGAGACGTAGTTCCTCTATATAAGATcgaggaaaatttaaataccgCCTCGAATTTGGGTGATAATTTTACAGTAGTACCTCTCATTATACCTATTCCTTTGGAGAATAATATTACACTTAA aTCAACCTCAGTCGAACCCACTATCGAATCATTCGGTGGTGTTGATGGTGGAAAAGCCATACTGGGGCGAGGTCAGGCTTTGGCAGCTGTCCATGCTGCCAAAATGAATCAAGCTGCTATTAATAGTGACGGAAAAGAAGCAACTGAGGAGACTGTGGTGGACAGTCTTGTGGAGGACAAACTGAAATCTACTAAAGGAGATGATAGTGTGACGGCACTCAGCAGAGTACTTGAAGATGTTCAGAATTTAATCAATGCTCAAAGCAAAGGGAAGAAATCTAGTAAAGAAG gtaatttatgTAACGTTACGGGATATTGGGATAGTGAATTGGGCGGGGTGACTttccatataaaaaagaaagacAATGGTACAGCTATATCTATGAAACCAACGGAGCCCCCTAGCGAAGAAGGTTTTATTGGGGAACAAAAGTGGAACATCAGTGCCAGAATTCCGTTTCCGCAGTCGGCACAAGTGATAATTACCCTTACGGCACACAAAGGGAGAAGAGTGGCGTTGTTTTTgg GTGAGTGCAGAGTATGCGACGGAAGTGAAACGATAACTGGAGACTGGCTGGTGGGAAGAACATCGTCGGATTGCAAGGACCAGAAGGCCTCTCATTCTTTCGTTTCCGACGTAATGCGGAAGAATAACGTGCAAACTTTGAGGGCGGCTCATTTGGCCGCACTTACCAACTTCACAAGTAGCAGTACTACCGAAATGGACTAG
- the LOC126742385 gene encoding uncharacterized protein LOC126742385 isoform X2 has translation MSLSLRLVTTILILLVFPSSEDDQELWERAKRELAERTREYIKNNPISDELRSFIEELSKTASEDRKRRFSRSKLDNPFKQADHQRRKRSTSVEPTIESFGGVDGGKAILGRGQALAAVHAAKMNQAAINSDGKEATEETVVDSLVEDKLKSTKGDDSVTALSRVLEDVQNLINAQSKGKKSSKEGNLCNVTGYWDSELGGVTFHIKKKDNGTAISMKPTEPPSEEGFIGEQKWNISARIPFPQSAQVIITLTAHKGRRVALFLGECRVCDGSETITGDWLVGRTSSDCKDQKASHSFVSDVMRKNNVQTLRAAHLAALTNFTSSSTTEMD, from the exons ATGTCTTTATCCCTTCGCCTCGTCACAACTATATTGATCCTTCTAGTGTTTCCATCATCGGAGGACGATCAAGAACTATGGGAAAGGGCGAAACGTGAATTGGCAGAACGTACTCGGGAATACATAAAGAACAACCCCATAAGCGACGAACTGCGTTCATTCATAGAGGAATTAAGCAAAACCGCATCAGAGGACAGAAAACGAAGATTTTCAAGGTCTAAACTCGATAACCCATTTAAGCAAGCCGACCATCAGCGAAGAAAAAG aTCAACCTCAGTCGAACCCACTATCGAATCATTCGGTGGTGTTGATGGTGGAAAAGCCATACTGGGGCGAGGTCAGGCTTTGGCAGCTGTCCATGCTGCCAAAATGAATCAAGCTGCTATTAATAGTGACGGAAAAGAAGCAACTGAGGAGACTGTGGTGGACAGTCTTGTGGAGGACAAACTGAAATCTACTAAAGGAGATGATAGTGTGACGGCACTCAGCAGAGTACTTGAAGATGTTCAGAATTTAATCAATGCTCAAAGCAAAGGGAAGAAATCTAGTAAAGAAG gtaatttatgTAACGTTACGGGATATTGGGATAGTGAATTGGGCGGGGTGACTttccatataaaaaagaaagacAATGGTACAGCTATATCTATGAAACCAACGGAGCCCCCTAGCGAAGAAGGTTTTATTGGGGAACAAAAGTGGAACATCAGTGCCAGAATTCCGTTTCCGCAGTCGGCACAAGTGATAATTACCCTTACGGCACACAAAGGGAGAAGAGTGGCGTTGTTTTTgg GTGAGTGCAGAGTATGCGACGGAAGTGAAACGATAACTGGAGACTGGCTGGTGGGAAGAACATCGTCGGATTGCAAGGACCAGAAGGCCTCTCATTCTTTCGTTTCCGACGTAATGCGGAAGAATAACGTGCAAACTTTGAGGGCGGCTCATTTGGCCGCACTTACCAACTTCACAAGTAGCAGTACTACCGAAATGGACTAG